From the genome of Alicyclobacillus sp. SO9:
GAAATGTAGGTGAAAACCCGAACAGGGCAACACATTGCCAAATAAGATATGGCAGTCAACTTGGGAGGAAGAGCGGTGATGAGTCAATCTAAACCAAGAAACCAATTTTCGGGAAGAACAGTCCGGAAATCCAGTGCGAAGAATGCCTTGAAGAAGCGGCAGCAAGTGTCGTCTTCTACACCAAAAGTCCAGATTCTCGACAAAAACAACAAGGTCGTGAAACAGGTACAGACCGATGAATACGGCCGCCTTTTGACGGTTCCCGTATACAAAAAACGGAAGCAAATGCCGCGAACGAAAATCTATGGACAATATCAAAAAAACACACTGCCGGTTCGAGTCGATGAAAGCGGGCGTTTAGAGACGCGATCGAAGGTCGATGTCCATACAGATACTCTGACTTTTTACGAACAGAGGCAAACGGTGTACACCTTTAACACCTACACGCCATTGCCTTTCGAAGATATCAGCCACGCAGTTCAGTATGTCTACCTCGTCCACAACCAGGGAGACAACGATGCAGAAATCTTTGTGGAGTTGGCCACTGATAATGAGAATGTGGTAAAGGACCTAGACGGTACATACGCTCTGTCTGCCGGCCAGTCAAAAATTTTGACACCGCTTCAGTTTTCCCGCTTCATCCGCATACAGTACCGCTCTAAAACCCGGGATATGTCCACGAAACTGCACATTGTATTCCAAGCACAACAGGTCTCTGCCCAAACGGATAACGACGGTAATTCGTAGCGGGCATTCTTGCTCTCAAACGCCTGTCCTGGGCACTTACTGCACGCTAAACAATTTCCACAAAATACCGCTTCAGCCTACAGCAACGGCCGTGGAAAAATCGAACAAGTTTCGTATGATAGCATGACTCCCCTGTTGAGTCATATTTAGGAATCTTCGTGGAGAGGAGATGAAAAAAGTGTCCACAAAAGTGTTCTCAGAAGTTGCGTCGACGATGAGAAGCCAGGTCTTTCAATCCACAGCATCAGACATGCAAACACAGATCTTCCAAACGGCTGCTTCTAATTTGCAAGCAAACGTCTTCCAGACCTCTGCCTCCAACCTGCAGGCGCGCATATTCCAATCGCTGAACTCCCTGCTGGCGGCAAACGTCTTCCAGACCTCTGCTTCTAACCTGCAGGCGCGCATATTCCAGTCACAGAACTCGCTGCTAGCGGCAAACGTCTTCCAGACCTCCGCTTCCAACCTGCAGGCGCGTATATTCCAGTCGCTGAACTCCCTGCTGGCGGCAAACGTCTTCCAGACGAGTTCCTCCAACCTGCAAGCGCGGGTATTTCAGTCAACGTATTCGGAACTCCGTGCACAGGTGTTCCAGACGACAGCTTCGCTCCTGCGCATGACGCTGGTTCAATCCACCGCATCTACCGCCGCCTACGTACAACTTGGCGGTCGCTCTACGGTTAGCGTATCCTCCACACACGTTGTCTCGTCTACTGCTACGTATTTTGCTGGATTCACTCAGGACGTCTTGCAGCTATCCCAATTCACCTTCACAGTGCGAAATGCTGGCGCCGGAGGAAGTATTGACACAAAACTGCAGCTTAGTGCAGATGGAACCAACTGGTATGACGATCCAACCGGAAAGGTGGAAACCCTCACGACCGGTCGAATCTTCACATTCACGCCAGGGTTTTTCACCAAATACGTGCGGATATCTTCAAAGAAGGCAAATGCAGCGGGCAGTACGTTGGAGACATATGCGCAAGGGCACGTCTAGAACGGCATACCTGTTTCGGTCTACAGCCAGCCCTGGGTTTTTCTATCCAGGGCTGCTCTGTCACAGCGAACGGCAAGATTGACCCATCTCAAAATGAGAAAGGACAGGAGCGGAGATGCAGACTTGTACAGACATATTCATCAGTCCATCGACATCTATCCGCGAATCGGTTGAAATTATTGATAAGGGCCGCCATCAAATTGCCCTCGTTGTCGACGGCGACTTTAAGTTGCTGGGTACGGTGACGGACGGCGACGTTCGCAGAGCTATCTTGCGAGCAAAAGACTTTAGTGTCCATGCAGAGGAGATTATGAACCGCAATCCAATCACCGCCTCAATAGACACACCCGCAAAGGTAACGCGTCAAAACATGCTCGAGAAAGGAATCCGCGCAGTTCCGGTTGTGGATGACGACGGCCGTGTCTTGGGACTGGAAGTATGGAATGCCTTTCAGCCGTCCCATAGTAAGCACGAAAATTGGGTCGTGCTCATGGCCGGAGGACTTGGACACCGTCTCACTCCTCTTACAGACAGTTGCCCCAAGCCGCTCTTAAAAGTAGGTCCAAAGCCCATCCTGGAAACGATTTTAGAATCATTCATAGCCCAGCACTTTGATAAATTCTTTCTTTCTGTCAATTACAAAGGCAACATGATTGAAGACTATTTTGGAGACGGAAGCAAATGGGGCGTCACTATTAAATACTTGAAAGAAGAGAAACGAATGGGAACTGCAGGCGCTTTGTCCCTGTTGCCTGTGATTCCTGACTCACCTCTCATCGTCATGAACGGGGATTTGCTCACGAGCGTGAACTTTGAGCAATTGCTGCAATTCCACCTGGAAAACAAAAGCGCCGCAACAATGTGCGTCCGCGAACATACTTATACATTGCCTTACGGAGTGGTTCAGCTACAGAACCATCAGTTTATGGGGATTGAAGAGAAACCTGTCCAACAGCTATTTGTAAATGCAGGCATTTATGTGATTGACCCAAAGGTCCTCACTCTGATTCAACCAGACATTTACACAGACATGACGACATGTTTCCAACAAATGGTACAACAGCATTATCACATCAGTGCGTTCCCAATCCGCGAGTATTGGCTGGACATTGGTAAGATGGACGACTACGTCCGCGCAAACCGTGAATACACCGAGGTGTTCCCATGAAGGCGCTCATCATTGGGTACGGATCAATTGGGCGAAGACACGCTCGTATCCTTCATCAACTCAACTACGAAGTCATCGTTGTAAGCTCTCGAGGCGGCATCAAAGGCACTTCCTATCCGATATCTGTGTCGACTGAGCAGATATTAGAGCGAACAATACCTGACTACGTAGTCATAGCAAATGAGACAGATAGACATTATCAAACACTACGGCAGATCCGACGACTGGGATTTACGGGACCTGTGCTAGTAGAGAAACCTCTCTTTGGAGATGCAGACAATGCACAAGCCTTTGACCTTAGCAATACATTCGCT
Proteins encoded in this window:
- a CDS encoding nucleotidyltransferase family protein, with the translated sequence MQTCTDIFISPSTSIRESVEIIDKGRHQIALVVDGDFKLLGTVTDGDVRRAILRAKDFSVHAEEIMNRNPITASIDTPAKVTRQNMLEKGIRAVPVVDDDGRVLGLEVWNAFQPSHSKHENWVVLMAGGLGHRLTPLTDSCPKPLLKVGPKPILETILESFIAQHFDKFFLSVNYKGNMIEDYFGDGSKWGVTIKYLKEEKRMGTAGALSLLPVIPDSPLIVMNGDLLTSVNFEQLLQFHLENKSAATMCVREHTYTLPYGVVQLQNHQFMGIEEKPVQQLFVNAGIYVIDPKVLTLIQPDIYTDMTTCFQQMVQQHYHISAFPIREYWLDIGKMDDYVRANREYTEVFP
- a CDS encoding DUF6385 domain-containing protein, with protein sequence MSQSKPRNQFSGRTVRKSSAKNALKKRQQVSSSTPKVQILDKNNKVVKQVQTDEYGRLLTVPVYKKRKQMPRTKIYGQYQKNTLPVRVDESGRLETRSKVDVHTDTLTFYEQRQTVYTFNTYTPLPFEDISHAVQYVYLVHNQGDNDAEIFVELATDNENVVKDLDGTYALSAGQSKILTPLQFSRFIRIQYRSKTRDMSTKLHIVFQAQQVSAQTDNDGNS
- a CDS encoding DUF6385 domain-containing protein gives rise to the protein MSTKVFSEVASTMRSQVFQSTASDMQTQIFQTAASNLQANVFQTSASNLQARIFQSLNSLLAANVFQTSASNLQARIFQSQNSLLAANVFQTSASNLQARIFQSLNSLLAANVFQTSSSNLQARVFQSTYSELRAQVFQTTASLLRMTLVQSTASTAAYVQLGGRSTVSVSSTHVVSSTATYFAGFTQDVLQLSQFTFTVRNAGAGGSIDTKLQLSADGTNWYDDPTGKVETLTTGRIFTFTPGFFTKYVRISSKKANAAGSTLETYAQGHV